A genomic stretch from Aerococcaceae bacterium zg-1292 includes:
- a CDS encoding D-alanyl-D-alanine carboxypeptidase — MNVKKQLIMFISLIILAVIMPVVSAQTDENVSLEAMSALLVDAENGQILFEKEADLAVNSGAATKLLLVYLVYEAIAAGKLTLDAPVPISDAVYQLSQNYEIANIPLRQDFQYTVEELLQAVAVKSANGAALALVEATSSSQQDFLGKMKQKLTEWHLEGNQLTNILGISTDDNGSQNTSTGNKLTAKTIATIAYRLINDFPEYLEYTKIERLHFKAETSDALVVENSNDLLDSSMKPDGLMLTNAEDGYHHQILTVRRNNRRLLAVVLGEPDEAVRTYKGVKQLMDYGFTAFNKQNVLIKDTLTNQIPAVDVVGGKKKVVSTVYTEDVSLTLPSEWSNIKYLYEFVPDKKHINEKNQIEAPIKKNTTIGTVKVSLERAEIPFLPTAKGTAVPIKTSESVEKAGWIRRALQGAQHIGEGIVDGTRKFFIDLFN, encoded by the coding sequence ATGAATGTAAAAAAGCAGTTAATAATGTTCATTAGCTTGATTATTTTAGCAGTAATAATGCCAGTGGTTTCTGCCCAAACGGATGAGAATGTATCGCTTGAAGCCATGTCTGCGTTACTAGTGGATGCTGAAAATGGACAAATTTTATTCGAAAAAGAAGCAGACTTGGCTGTAAATTCAGGTGCGGCTACCAAATTATTATTAGTATACTTAGTATATGAGGCGATAGCAGCTGGTAAGTTGACATTGGATGCGCCAGTTCCTATTTCTGATGCGGTTTATCAATTGAGTCAAAATTATGAAATCGCAAATATTCCGTTGCGACAAGATTTTCAGTATACAGTGGAGGAATTGCTGCAAGCTGTCGCTGTAAAATCTGCCAATGGTGCGGCATTAGCGTTAGTAGAGGCGACTTCGTCATCGCAACAAGATTTTTTAGGTAAAATGAAACAAAAATTAACAGAGTGGCATTTGGAAGGAAATCAATTGACCAATATTTTGGGTATTTCAACCGATGATAATGGTAGTCAAAATACCTCAACTGGGAATAAGTTAACGGCTAAGACAATAGCAACGATTGCATATCGGTTGATTAACGATTTCCCAGAGTATTTAGAATACACGAAGATTGAGCGTTTGCATTTTAAGGCTGAAACATCAGATGCGCTGGTCGTAGAAAATAGTAATGACTTACTTGATAGTTCAATGAAACCAGATGGTTTAATGTTGACGAATGCTGAAGATGGGTACCATCATCAAATTTTGACGGTTAGACGGAATAACCGGCGTTTATTAGCTGTTGTCCTTGGGGAACCAGATGAAGCCGTTAGAACTTATAAAGGGGTTAAACAATTGATGGATTATGGCTTCACTGCGTTTAATAAGCAAAATGTACTGATTAAAGATACCCTTACAAATCAGATACCAGCAGTTGATGTAGTAGGTGGAAAGAAAAAAGTGGTTTCAACCGTATATACTGAAGATGTTTCGCTAACATTACCGAGTGAGTGGTCTAATATCAAATATCTTTATGAATTTGTGCCGGATAAAAAGCATATTAATGAAAAAAATCAAATAGAAGCACCGATAAAAAAAAATACGACAATTGGTACAGTTAAAGTATCTTTAGAAAGAGCAGAGATTCCATTTTTACCAACAGCTAAAGGCACTGCAGTACCAATTAAAACGAGTGAATCGGTAGAAAAAGCAGGTTGGATAAGACGTGCACTACAAGGAGCACAACATATTGGAGAAGGAATAGTTGATGGGACACGAAAATTTTTCATTGATTTATTTAATTAA
- the msrA gene encoding peptide-methionine (S)-S-oxide reductase MsrA: protein MEKKEQAIFAGGCFWCMVHPFDKWEGVESVISGYIGGTTENPTYEQVKTGMTGHAEAVCITFNPDVVSYDQLLKVFWQIIDPTDSQGQFVDRGTSYRPEIFYTNEAQKRAAEQSKEALEKSGMFNQPIVVPITPAPTFYEAETYHQDFYLKNPEHYERYRSLSGRDEFIQRHHSLS, encoded by the coding sequence ATGGAAAAAAAGGAACAAGCAATTTTTGCCGGCGGATGTTTTTGGTGTATGGTTCACCCGTTTGATAAATGGGAGGGAGTGGAATCTGTAATCTCAGGCTATATCGGAGGAACTACCGAAAATCCGACGTATGAACAAGTGAAAACAGGGATGACAGGTCATGCTGAAGCTGTGTGTATAACATTTAATCCAGATGTGGTGAGTTATGACCAATTACTGAAAGTTTTTTGGCAAATTATTGATCCGACAGATAGTCAGGGACAATTTGTTGACCGGGGCACTTCGTATCGCCCAGAAATTTTTTATACCAATGAAGCACAAAAACGTGCTGCAGAACAATCTAAAGAGGCGCTAGAAAAAAGTGGTATGTTTAATCAACCGATTGTTGTGCCGATTACGCCAGCACCGACATTTTATGAAGCGGAAACTTATCACCAAGATTTTTACTTAAAAAATCCTGAACATTATGAACGCTATCGTAGTTTGTCAGGACGCGATGAATTTATTCAGCGACATCACTCGTTGTCGTAA